One Fictibacillus halophilus genomic window, GAAAATCACGAAAACTCTATCTATTATCTCAACGTTGAAACATTAGAAGGAAGCTGGCATCCGGTTTCTCCCCACCCGTTAGTTAATAAAAAGATGAAGATTGAAAAGATTGATGATCCACTCTTATTTCTAAAGAAGGAGACCACAAACAGAGAACTTGATCTACACTCATTGTTTTATCAGATTACATCGAGTCAGACTGGAATATTCCAAAAGTTTGAAGAAGAAGATCTAACCCAGCTACCATTGTCACAATGCAAAGTAAAAGTGGCAGATCCTTTCGGGGAGAATCAGTCTACACTCATCATTTCTTCGGGTAGAACACACGAAGATGCAAGATTAGAAGCAGGTTTAGCTGGAATTGAAACATACGTGGAAAGATTATTTCAGCAATCACCAGAAGCAATGAGTATTGGAACCGGACGGTCACCAGCAGAAGGAATGTGTAGAGCACTTCAAAACAGACTGCAAGAAATCACTATGAAGTCTCATGACAAAATACAGGTGTATGCGAAAGTTAATCTTCATTCAATCAAAGACTCGTATTCCATGTTTTTAATTCAAGCCCTATCAACACTTGGTGATGAGATTAATCTCTTTTTAGGTAAACAAGTTCATGGTTTTCCTGTTGTTTGGGTGCAACAGAACAAGAAATGTTTCGGTTGTGTCAGTCTTGACGAAAATCGAGCTTTACAAAACGCACTTCAAGGAGCTCTTCTGTACCAGCAAAATAAAGAAAAAGCTACAAGCAAGAACTGTATAATCGCATCCTCTATCCTTCCTAACAGCGGACTAAAAGTGATAAATTTTCCGGAACAAAAAGAAGTACCACCAATTGAAACATTAACATCCGCCTTAGAAATATTAAGTAACAGCAAATGCAGCGCACAATTCTATACCCTGCGTGCAGAATCAATCTTGAACGAAAACACCTCTGGCCTTTTTGGAATCACACTCTCTTCGGGGGTCCAATCATGACTCAAAAAATCATTATTATAGGAAATGGTAGTCTTTCAGATATTGTAAATCAACAACTAAATGAGACCTATCATATCTCTCGCTACAAGTCAGTGGAAGATGTGGTTACAAATAATGAAAAGCTGGCGTTAGTTCTTCATGATAGTTGGAATCCAGCTCAGCATCTGAAAGCAGAAGAATTTTTCCAAGACAGCAACATTCCATGGCTGCGTGGTTTTGTATTCTTTGGTGAAGCACACGTTGGACCTTTCGTTCGTCCACATAAACCGGGGTGCTCACAATGTGCGGACCTTCGATTTTTCATGACCGGCCAAGATCGTAGAGAGCATTTTCATATGAAAGACTATCAAATTTCACGACAAGAATTACCACAAGATCCATGGGCTACAAATCTAGCACTCAGCCAAACGGCTTCTTTACTTTGTGATGAGGTAGAACGTTTCCTAAAACATGAAACACCACATTCAACCGAACACGTATTTCTAATGAATCTACAAACGTTCAAACTTACAAAGCATTTCTTTTTACCGAACCCGTATTGTGAAACTTGTGGCGACATAACGCTTGATACCGATGATCACGCCAAGATATCACTCCAACCAAGTCCGAAAATTTCAAGAGATATCTATCGTTGTCGTTCGATAGATGAATTGCAAAAGGTGTTAAGCCGTGATTATTTAGACAACCGCACTGGCCTTCTTAATTTTAAAAGATATGACTTGATCTCACCTTTCGCAGACACCGTCGTCAATCTACCATTACTCTCTGGTAACGAATTGAATGCCGGACGAACACATTCGTATCTGCATAGTGAGCAATCGGGTATTCTAGAAGGACTTGAGCGGTATTGTGGTTACGCGCCGCGTGGAAAACGAACGATCGTCTACGAACCTTACAACAAAGTAAAAAATGTAGCAATCGATCCTCTTTCAATCGGAACTCATTCACAGAAACAATACAGTCAGCCGCATTACCCATTTCAACCGTTTGATCCAGATCGTCCGATTCACTGGGTATGGGGTTATTCGTTATCTGAGGATCGACCTACATTAGTACCTGAAACGTTTGCTTATTACAGCATGGGTGGCGGAGAGGGATACGTTTATGAAACCTCCAACGGCTGTGCAGTCGGTGGCAGTTTAGAAGAAGCCATTCTGTATGGAATCTTTGAGATCGTGGAACGTGACGCTTTTCTTATGACTTGGTATGGTGAACTGCCTATTCCACGTCTTGACATGAAATC contains:
- a CDS encoding bacteriocin maturation protein, with translation MPGVTLSMRLKMNRDTFVYPQNNGGVYLRNNVTSIQMEGNTIDQWLEKLMPMLDGSRSLEDITDGLPDPYKEQVLKITDVLYTNGFVRDTSQDLPHQLSAAVLEKYASQIEFIDYLSHSGAHRFQNYRESKIAVIGFGPLLSSLTQSLLQSGLPAFTILHTNVQQSEMKKLQSHIKSATSTDSETSITLLPFNINTCINDLANFDYVVYGNEDNNPEQLLMIQNICSNQSKSFLPVTLHEDQAFVGPFVSSDSAACWKTASLRLGKHDNEKNRSTSSSTASNLLANVAVFMLFKKITGVQENHENSIYYLNVETLEGSWHPVSPHPLVNKKMKIEKIDDPLLFLKKETTNRELDLHSLFYQITSSQTGIFQKFEEEDLTQLPLSQCKVKVADPFGENQSTLIISSGRTHEDARLEAGLAGIETYVERLFQQSPEAMSIGTGRSPAEGMCRALQNRLQEITMKSHDKIQVYAKVNLHSIKDSYSMFLIQALSTLGDEINLFLGKQVHGFPVVWVQQNKKCFGCVSLDENRALQNALQGALLYQQNKEKATSKNCIIASSILPNSGLKVINFPEQKEVPPIETLTSALEILSNSKCSAQFYTLRAESILNENTSGLFGITLSSGVQS
- a CDS encoding TOMM precursor leader peptide-binding protein; the protein is MTQKIIIIGNGSLSDIVNQQLNETYHISRYKSVEDVVTNNEKLALVLHDSWNPAQHLKAEEFFQDSNIPWLRGFVFFGEAHVGPFVRPHKPGCSQCADLRFFMTGQDRREHFHMKDYQISRQELPQDPWATNLALSQTASLLCDEVERFLKHETPHSTEHVFLMNLQTFKLTKHFFLPNPYCETCGDITLDTDDHAKISLQPSPKISRDIYRCRSIDELQKVLSRDYLDNRTGLLNFKRYDLISPFADTVVNLPLLSGNELNAGRTHSYLHSEQSGILEGLERYCGYAPRGKRTIVYEPYNKVKNVAIDPLSIGTHSQKQYSQPHYPFQPFDPDRPIHWVWGYSLSEDRPTLVPETFAYYSMGGGEGYVYETSNGCAVGGSLEEAILYGIFEIVERDAFLMTWYGELPIPRLDMKSIDDPELQLMVQRIQHVTGFEIQLFNATTENAIPSIWAMAKNTKNDGLNLLCAAGAHLDPLRAAKGAVQELSGMLLNMEESFVKDRKKYEKMYRDSKLVRHMEDHSMVYGLKEAEKRLYFLLDKRKVRDFEEEFKPVRQTSDLLEDLNSVLATFKKLNLEVIVVDQTGPELKRNNLHCVKVIIPGMLPMTFGHHLTRLQGLNRVLTVPMKLGYVKRPLSPDELNPHPHPFP